The Campylobacter concisus genome has a window encoding:
- a CDS encoding S6 family peptidase, which translates to MKNNLSISLVLSSILCSCLDAQVMDIGTNFYRDYLDLAQNKGIFKASDVPLEFTQRNGTKFTFDKIPNNNARNNKGNFTALGRSFVVTANHTLLASAATNFNENRGWFGNTLYEYATNSTQKLYGADTTYLRTSKYIVEGQIDPLDVPNLEISSQDQAKDEANANKIEDRFRDIKNSGGASGENILAYEAGTGSLALEKPKSDSDGFAEVMSATEFENQNIVNNALGASVNEIGVAYSAVYKSHYSSVSKPGVYLFMTSNRDFRNRLLPGDSGSGFFVYDTVAQKWVLVGVLTGVEDNKNYASIVTARDFNDYKKEYENLVSGVNVLGSALVQNKDNIFSSANGSNITLNSNLDLGHGGIVVNSGDLTLNSTNGSKIAKFAGFDIAGGASLNLNVVSDTSVHKLGKGSLIVSSSGNKPLRLGEGVVELRALNAFDKIYLTSGRGLLRLGVNENLNDKIFFGNGGGVLDLNGFDQTFDNISANSSDAKITNENSQRAILKINGEIGKDTIFHASIDKNIELKHSGQGKELVFDGGFDIDGALSLENAKVTLQGHPKTHAIGDASVLTSLAKSKIAAAGLSEPAYMDLARPSTLYQPDWDERKFSAKDGIKLKSSELTIGKDAKLNGDITAKNSVINLSGELTHYIDKFDGSNTYDDGLKYRQDIESGNLLVKDVKFDNKIVMDSDSLLRVGGGTTKLKELVINGKDTPLAKDVLLGDGKFEVENLEISGAQKLGFEPDSVVKKSLKIKSFGSENEPVLDFKKVLTLGAGMKFDVDFTAALKGGMALDKTYTLVSAQNIINEGAIFNNEQKLGDLFMTYAISDGKIVMKLSDKKGENPAVSSNVVQESVSKFSQRENKILSMLKGTPEFVQAISSGDDEALRKLAQKADKDMKEISTSSLKMSIKALQNSNELMNSRLFQVTQLRAKADISQFKLAGLESDIMPSAKMAYEAAEASRERNNFWANVNGAYFKDKKSDGDLKFYGTNIGYDRGYDEFILGVSTGVSKAKFSSNVLKDDAKIYSFGAYGLFERGAHEIQSNLNFAFINSKRSLDEAQKASVKGRGILSSNYYKYKISLSKSGEFEQSIKPLLALELGANGIDGFKNDRYDQKSINDFNVAVAAGVEYALYSDKNAFSVQFLVKQSIYNSEDKSYVSLNNSSEYVDYKLDNNKLSYKLTLNSDTKLSENLVLSSQLSGMLDNDKNYGISGGLKIEYKF; encoded by the coding sequence TTGAAAAATAATCTTAGCATTTCTCTTGTTTTATCTAGCATTTTATGTAGTTGCTTAGACGCTCAGGTCATGGATATAGGGACAAATTTTTATAGAGATTACCTTGATCTTGCGCAAAACAAAGGCATCTTTAAAGCCTCAGACGTTCCACTAGAATTTACGCAAAGAAACGGCACTAAATTTACGTTTGATAAGATCCCAAACAACAACGCAAGAAACAATAAAGGCAACTTTACTGCGCTTGGACGAAGTTTTGTAGTTACGGCAAATCACACACTTCTTGCCTCAGCTGCTACAAATTTTAATGAAAATAGAGGCTGGTTTGGCAACACACTTTATGAATACGCGACAAATTCTACGCAAAAGCTTTATGGCGCAGACACAACGTATCTTCGCACTTCAAAATACATAGTCGAAGGGCAGATCGATCCTTTGGATGTGCCAAATTTGGAGATATCTAGCCAAGATCAAGCAAAAGATGAAGCTAATGCAAACAAGATAGAAGATCGTTTTAGAGATATAAAAAATAGCGGCGGAGCTAGTGGCGAGAACATCCTTGCATACGAGGCTGGCACAGGCTCACTTGCCCTTGAAAAGCCAAAAAGCGATTCAGATGGCTTTGCTGAGGTGATGAGTGCTACTGAGTTTGAGAACCAAAATATAGTAAATAACGCACTTGGTGCAAGCGTAAATGAGATAGGAGTGGCGTACTCGGCAGTTTATAAGAGCCATTACTCAAGTGTAAGCAAACCCGGGGTTTATCTATTTATGACTTCAAACAGAGACTTTAGAAATAGGCTTTTGCCAGGAGATAGCGGCTCTGGGTTTTTTGTCTATGACACGGTAGCTCAAAAATGGGTCTTAGTAGGCGTTTTAACCGGAGTTGAGGACAATAAAAACTACGCTTCTATCGTTACTGCAAGAGATTTTAACGACTATAAAAAAGAGTATGAAAACTTAGTAAGTGGCGTAAATGTCCTAGGCAGCGCGCTAGTGCAAAATAAAGATAATATATTTAGCAGCGCAAATGGCTCAAACATCACGCTAAACTCTAATCTAGACTTAGGACATGGCGGTATCGTCGTAAATAGCGGAGATCTTACGCTAAATAGCACAAATGGTAGCAAGATAGCAAAATTTGCAGGTTTTGACATAGCTGGGGGTGCAAGTTTAAATTTAAACGTCGTTTCAGACACAAGCGTGCATAAGCTAGGCAAAGGCAGCTTGATAGTAAGCTCAAGTGGCAACAAACCACTAAGGCTAGGCGAGGGCGTGGTTGAGTTAAGAGCTTTAAATGCCTTTGATAAAATTTATCTAACAAGTGGCAGGGGGCTCTTAAGGCTTGGCGTGAATGAAAATTTAAATGACAAAATTTTCTTTGGCAATGGCGGTGGAGTGCTTGATCTAAATGGCTTTGATCAGACTTTTGACAACATATCAGCCAACTCAAGCGACGCTAAGATAACAAATGAAAACTCGCAAAGAGCGATCCTTAAAATAAACGGCGAGATTGGCAAAGATACGATATTTCACGCAAGCATCGATAAAAATATAGAGCTAAAACATAGCGGGCAGGGCAAGGAGCTTGTTTTTGACGGAGGATTTGACATTGATGGTGCTTTGAGCCTAGAAAATGCCAAAGTTACGCTCCAAGGACATCCAAAGACGCACGCCATTGGCGATGCTAGCGTTTTAACTTCCCTAGCAAAGAGCAAGATAGCCGCAGCTGGCCTAAGTGAGCCAGCCTATATGGATCTCGCTCGCCCATCCACACTCTATCAGCCTGACTGGGACGAGAGAAAATTTAGTGCAAAAGATGGCATAAAGCTTAAATCATCAGAGCTTACCATAGGTAAAGATGCTAAGCTAAATGGTGACATCACGGCTAAAAACTCGGTCATAAATTTAAGTGGCGAGCTAACTCACTATATCGATAAATTTGATGGCTCAAATACCTATGATGACGGCTTAAAGTATCGCCAGGATATTGAGAGTGGAAATTTGCTTGTTAAAGACGTTAAATTTGACAATAAAATCGTCATGGATAGCGATAGTCTGCTAAGAGTAGGAGGCGGCACAACTAAGCTAAAAGAGCTAGTAATAAATGGCAAAGATACGCCTTTAGCTAAAGATGTGCTCTTAGGGGATGGTAAATTTGAGGTAGAAAATTTAGAGATTAGTGGTGCGCAAAAGCTTGGCTTTGAGCCTGATAGTGTCGTAAAAAAGAGCCTAAAGATAAAGAGCTTTGGCAGTGAAAATGAGCCGGTGCTTGACTTTAAAAAGGTCTTAACCCTTGGTGCTGGGATGAAATTTGATGTTGATTTTACTGCGGCACTTAAAGGCGGCATGGCGCTTGATAAAACATATACCTTAGTAAGCGCGCAAAATATCATAAATGAGGGCGCTATCTTTAACAACGAGCAAAAACTTGGGGATTTGTTTATGACTTACGCCATAAGTGACGGCAAGATCGTGATGAAGCTAAGCGACAAAAAGGGAGAAAATCCAGCCGTTTCGTCCAATGTAGTGCAAGAGAGTGTTTCTAAATTTAGCCAAAGAGAAAATAAAATCCTAAGCATGCTAAAAGGCACGCCTGAATTTGTGCAAGCAATCTCAAGCGGTGACGATGAGGCGCTAAGAAAACTAGCACAAAAAGCAGATAAGGATATGAAAGAAATTTCTACTTCTTCGCTCAAAATGAGCATAAAAGCCTTGCAAAACAGCAATGAGCTGATGAACTCTAGGCTATTTCAGGTCACGCAGCTAAGGGCAAAGGCTGATATCTCGCAGTTTAAGCTAGCTGGACTTGAAAGTGACATCATGCCAAGCGCGAAGATGGCTTACGAAGCAGCAGAAGCTAGCAGGGAGAGAAACAACTTTTGGGCAAATGTAAATGGTGCTTATTTTAAAGATAAAAAAAGCGATGGCGACCTTAAATTTTATGGTACAAATATCGGCTATGACAGAGGTTATGACGAGTTTATCTTAGGCGTGAGCACTGGAGTAAGTAAGGCTAAATTTAGCTCAAATGTATTAAAAGATGATGCTAAAATTTATAGTTTTGGTGCGTATGGGCTTTTTGAAAGAGGAGCTCACGAGATACAAAGTAACTTAAATTTTGCCTTTATAAACTCAAAACGCAGCCTAGATGAGGCGCAAAAAGCTAGCGTAAAAGGCAGAGGCATCCTATCAAGCAACTACTATAAATATAAAATTTCACTCTCTAAAAGTGGTGAGTTTGAGCAAAGCATAAAGCCACTACTAGCACTAGAGCTTGGCGCTAACGGCATTGATGGATTTAAAAATGACCGATATGATCAAAAGAGCATCAATGACTTTAATGTGGCTGTAGCAGCGGGAGTAGAATACGCTTTATACAGCGATAAAAACGCATTTAGTGTGCAATTTTTAGTAAAGCAAAGTATATATAACTCAGAAGATAAATCTTATGTTTCGCTTAATAATTCAAGTGAGTATGTTGATTACAAACTTGATAACAATAAGCTAAGCTACAAGCTTACTTTAAACTCAGACACCAAGCTTAGCGAAAATTTAGTTCTCTCTTCTCAGCTAAGCGGGATGCTTGATAATGATAAAAACTACGGCATAAGTGGTGGTTTGAAGATCGAGTATAAATTTTAA
- a CDS encoding helix-turn-helix domain-containing protein produces MKTNGCGDKLRRLRNAYGLTQSEFGDKIGISRVRVNSYENNINPLPIQVKYKIAEATGFGIDYFDTDIDIATAISKYNIETDNGKLQIRANSESICTIYDDLYDFANQKESIDPYLQSIKILSKLFNLSKPYDYNFITVTNNKAAPFATDGDILIIVRDNIPRDNALLVLRVNNEVLIKYCRINPFNQNLKFFSSKDDFSNIELSQNELNKIEILGYVINIFKNYQPKYIEE; encoded by the coding sequence ATGAAAACAAATGGATGCGGGGACAAACTAAGAAGATTACGCAATGCCTATGGACTTACTCAGAGTGAGTTTGGTGATAAGATCGGAATAAGTAGAGTTAGGGTAAATTCTTATGAAAATAATATAAACCCACTTCCCATACAAGTCAAATACAAGATTGCTGAAGCTACTGGTTTTGGAATTGACTACTTTGATACAGATATCGATATAGCTACTGCAATTAGCAAATATAATATTGAAACTGACAATGGTAAGCTTCAAATAAGAGCTAATTCTGAAAGCATTTGCACAATTTATGATGATCTATACGATTTTGCAAACCAAAAAGAAAGCATTGATCCTTACTTACAAAGTATTAAAATTCTTTCAAAACTATTTAATCTATCAAAGCCATATGACTATAATTTTATTACCGTAACAAACAATAAGGCAGCTCCATTCGCAACAGATGGAGATATTTTAATTATTGTAAGAGATAACATCCCAAGAGATAATGCCCTCTTGGTTTTAAGAGTTAATAATGAGGTATTAATTAAGTATTGCCGTATAAACCCTTTTAATCAAAACCTTAAGTTTTTTTCAAGCAAAGATGATTTCTCCAATATTGAACTTTCTCAAAATGAACTTAATAAAATAGAAATTTTAGGATACGTCATAAACATTTTTAAGAACTATCAACCTAAATATATTGAAGAGTGA